The DNA window CTTTATTTTATGATCCTGTCGGGCTTCAAATAAGATGGTAGCAGAAATATAAATAAAACTGCCCGCTGCCAAAGCCATGATCACATCAAAGGAATTGTCCAGAATGACATTGCTGTTTTGCAAATACTCACTTAGCAACATCCCTATTGGAGATGAAATCGCAAAAATTGCTAGAATGGTCAAGGTGATTTTTGAGTTTTTTATTTCAGACATCAACACCGATACCAGCGCAACCGCTGCCGGAATTTTATGAACAGCTATGCCAATCAGCAATGAATCATACATGCCATGACCATGCGAATGACCATCTTGTGAAAGTATGGCCCCTTCCAATAAAGAGTGCAAACACAAGGCAATCGTAAGGCCATAAGGAAAGGCGGTTGATCGGTTTTTAATTCCGTGATCATGCCAATGGCCATGTTCAATTCCCGATGTAAATGATTCCAGCGTCATTTGTACAAAAACCCCAATCAGTACAAAGAGTGATATTTTAAAAGTTGCTCCCGACTGATAAAAAATATCCGGCAAAATATGAAGTATGGTAATTGACAAGAGAAAGGCTCCACTAAAAATCAAAAGAAATTTAAAATTGAATTTGTTGATCGAACCCAATTTCATAATCAAAATGCCGGGCAATAGGGTGATCAAAGTCAATATAATCGCCTTTAATACAATCATGGTTTAAGCAATCTGTAAATCAACCTTTCTGATTTTTCAGAATTAAAATGACCTAAATTATAGTCGCCGTAAACAGCGACAATTTCAAAACCGAGCTTTGAAAAATATTCCTGAAATTTCATCTCTGAAATGGCCATTACCTTTTCTTCATAAGCTTTTTCTTCTCCGCCAATGGTGAATTTTATCGATTTGTGTAGAAATCCTTTGCTTAGGTATTTTTTTATTCTGAACTCAATTCCATCAATATTTTTTATTGTTTCTTCAGTGCCGCTGTTCAAGACCTTTTCCGTATTAAGAAAATCCAAAACAAATTCGCCACCCGGTTTTAGTCCTCCAAAGACCGATGAAAGCGTTTGAAGATTTTCTTCATCTGATTCAAAATAACCGAAACTTGTAAATAAATTTAAAACGAAGTCGTAGCGATTTTCCACAATGGATTTTCGCATGTCATGCACCTTAAAGTGCAAACTTGAATTTTCAAATTCCTTTGCCAGGGCAATATTTTTATCGGAAAGATCGGCTCCGACGACATCCATGCCTTTTTGATTGAGATAAATGCTATGTCTTCCTTTACCACAGGCCAAATCAAGTACTTTCTGACCGGCTTGCATTTTTAGCTCATCAACTAAATTATCAATAAAAAGTCCTGCCTCACGGAAATCCCGGTCTTTGTATAGAATGTGGTAATAGGGAGTATCAAACCATTCCTCAAACCAGGCTTTTGAATCGCACATTAATTTTCATTTGGCATTACTATCCACAACACCAAATAAGGTAAAAGTCCTGTGCCAAAGCCCAATAGGGCAATTAAAAATATCACTCTAATCAAAACAGGGTCTAATCCGAAGTATTTTGCGAGTCCACCGCAAACCCCGGCAATTATCCTGTCTCCTCTTGAACGTGTAAGTCTTTTTTCAGTCATTTTGAAACAATTGGAATATAAACATACATTAAGGTATCGCTAAAATATTGCTCTACAGAGAATTCACCAATTTCAATGCTTTTATCTTTGGCAAAATCTTCCATTTCCAAATATATTCTTTGCGGAATCGAAAAATAATCATTGCTGATTTTTCCTGAAAGAAAAGAGCCTTTTTCAATGATTCTAATCTCTTCAAAAACTGGAATTAACTCTTCTTTTGGTGCATTCACGCCTATAAATGCCTTGATAAAACCATCATCCTCATTTGGATCATTGTAATAAATCGCAGTTGATATCAGCCCTTTTTTTATTGCAATGCTATCAGCCAATAAATGGTTATTTTTTATTTGATCGTCTTTCCAGTCGCCTTCAAAATAATTGCCTTGCACCACAAAGCCATTTGTATTCTTAATTTCAATTTCCAGCGGAGTGGACGTTTTCAGGTATTGATAAATGGCCACAAAAGCCAATATCACCGCAATTCCAATAAGAATAAATTTATTGCTGATTCGCATTCTTTAACTCACTATTACATTTCTAAACTGCATTTCGTGTAGCCTGGCATAAAATCCATTTTGTTTCAAAAGTTCATCGTGTTTACCTTTTTCTACGATCTTTCCCTTATCAAGTACAATGATCAAATCGGCACTTTTAATGGTTGACAATCTGTGAGCAATTACTATAGAAGTTCTTCCTTTCATCATTTTCTCTATTGCCTTTTGAATCAATACTTCGGTTTCCACATCCACCGATGAGGTGGCTTCATCCAAAACAATGATTTCCGGATCGTAAACAATGGCCCTGATAAATGAAATTAATTGTCTCTGTCCAACCGAAAGCGTCGCCCCTCGTTCCATCACATTGTATTCAAAACCTCCCGGCAATCGCTCAATAAACTTTCTTGCTCCGACCAGTTCAGCCGCGTTTTTTACTGTTTGAATATCAATTTCAGGATTACCCAAGGTGATATTATTAAAGATGGTATCTGAAAAAAGAAACACATCTTGTAAAACCACCCCAATATGTTTTCTCAGTATCTCAAGATCGTAATCGCGCATATCTCTGCCATCGACACATATTTCTCCTTTATTGATTTCATAGAAGCGGCTTAAGAGGTTAATGGTGGAAGATTTTCCCGCTCCGGTAGCACCGACAAGGGCTACAGTTTGTCCGGATTTAACCTCAAAATTAATATCCCTGAGAACATAATCTTCATCGTTATAGGCAAACCATACATTTTTAAAATGCACATTGCCTTTTATGGATTCCGGCCGGTAGTCGCCATTATTTTGAATCTGACTGTCGTTGTCCAACAATTTAAAAATACGCTCTGAACTCACCACGCCCATTTGAAGGGTATTAAAGCGATCGGCGATCATACGAATGGGTCGAAAAAACATGGATATGTACATAATAAAGGCAATTAGGTTACCGAGCGTCACTTCATCCTGCAATACCCCCTTTGCTCCATACCAAACCAATAAACCCGTGCCGGCAGCGCCGATAACTTCTGCTACGGGAAAATAAATCGAATAGTATAAAACCGAACGCACATTGGCATTTAAATGCTCTTTATTGATTTCCTGAAACTTTTTATACTCTCTTTTTTCAGAATTGAAAATCTGAACAATCGCCATTCCGGTGATGTGCTCCTGAACAAATGAATTGAGGTTTGATACCGCATTCCTCACATCGTTAAAGGAAATCTTAATCTTTTCTTTAAAAATATAGGTGCTGAAAAGCAGGAGTGGCAAAGTCGATAAACTCACCAGGGTCAGCTTCCAACTGGTGTAAAACATCAAAACCAGAATAAAAACGAGCTGCAATAAATCACCGGCAATTGCGGCAAAGCCCTGCGAAAATATATCCGAAAGAGTTTCAACATCAGAAATACTTCTGGTCACCAATCTTCCGATGGGTGTGCGATCAAAAAACTTTAACCTGAGGCTTAAAATATGTCGATACAATTTAATTCGCAGATCGCGAACCACATTCTGCCCAAGAACCTGTGATAAATAAGCCTGATAATATTGCGAAACAGACTGAACAATCAATAAACCAACCAAAACAAGGGTCATGAAAACCAGACCGTCAATATCCCTGTTGACAATTTCCTCATCAATGATATGAGAGATTAGAAATGGCCTTATTGGCGCCAGAGCCGCAGAAGCAATGGTAAGGAACACCACAAGATAAAAAAGCCCCAGATAGGGTTTTACATATTTGAATATTCTTTTCAGAACATCAAAATCTATAACATTGCCTTTTTTTATTTCTCTTTTTTCCGCCATTAAATGTCTTGAAAATACCTCTTTGGATAAGTGACTTTTTTCAAAAATAAGCCTTCTGCAGGTACCGATCTTCCCGCACTGCTTCTTTTATCCGATTCGAAGATTTTCTTATATGATTTTAAGTCTATTTTACCCTCCGCCAATTCAACCAGACTGCCAACAATTGCCCGAACCATATTTCTTAAAAAACGATCGGCTGCAATTTCAAAAGTCCAAAGATGGCCATCAAATTTCCAGTCCGCGCGACTTATATTGCAAATACTTGTGCGTTGATCCGAGCCGCTTTTTGCAAATGCAGCAAAATTCTTTTGTGTCAACAAATATTCAGCCCCACGGTTCAATAATTCCTTATCCATTTGTGAAAACAAAAATGCACAAGTTTCCAATTCAAAAGGGTCTCTTTGGCGGCATATCCTGTATTCATACACTCTTTCAATGGCATCGAATCTCAGGTTTGCATCTTCACCAATTCTGTAAATTCCAAAAACCGATATATCATTTGGCAAAAGGGCATTAATTGATTTCAAATGATCGTAAGAATTTAAATCATGGATGGAATCAAACATTGCAAACTGTTCCCTTGCGTGTACACCTTTATCCGTCCTTCCTGATCCCAAAGTCTTAATAGGATGTTTGAGCAGGGTTTCCAAAGCCCGGTTTAACTCCGCCTGAACGGAATGTGCATTGTCCTGAATTTGCCAACCATGATAATTGGTCCCCTTATATGCAAATTGAAGTGCGTATTTCATTGCCTTGCAAAATAAGACAGTATTTATCAAAAGGTGAACAGAATACGTAGCTTTGTTCCTTCATGGATTTCAAAGACCTCAAGCTCAATCCTCAAATGCTTAAAGCTATTGCTGCAAAAGGCTATCAAAAGCCTACTGAAATACAGCAAAAGGCCATTCCCTCTATTTTAGGAGGTCAGGATATCATTGGAATTGCCCAGACCGGAACCGGTAAAACGGCCGCCTATCTTTTGCCCATTCTGGTGAAATTGAATTTCGCTCAATTTGAAGACCCAAGAGCTATTATTTTAGCTCCGACTAGAGAACTAGCGATCCAAATCGATAAAGAAATTGAAGAATTCGCTGCTTTTACCGATTTACGTCATCTGGCTGTTTATGGAGGCACCGGCATCAATCCGCAAATGGAAGCCATTGAAAAAGGCCTGGATATTCTGGTTGCCACGCCTGGAAGGTTATTAGATATTTCTAAAAAACATGGAATCAATCTTAAACGCATTAGAATCCTTGTTTTAGACGAAGCGGACCGGGTAATGGATATGGGTTTCATGCCACAAATCAATAGAATACTGGAGCTGGTTCCAATGAAAAAACAATGCATGCTGTTTTCCGCCACCATGTCTGAGGCCGTTGAACGGATTGCTTCCGATTTTGTAGAATTTCCGCATCGTATAGAAATCAGTCCACAGGCCACTCCGGCAGAAACCGTTTCACAGCTTTTCTACAGGGCGCCAAATATCCGAAGTAAAATAAATCTGCTTTCTTATTTGCTGGAAAATAAATACCCCAATGGTAAAGTCATTGTTTTTTGCAGAACCAAAAAATCCGCAGATGATGTGTTTAAGTTTATTCAAAGAAAATTGAGTGAGGAAGTAAGGGTTATTCACGCCAATAAAGGACAGAATACACGTATTAATTCGATCAATGCATTTAAAAACAATGAAATAAGAATTTTGGTTGCCACCGATGTCAGTGCCAGGGGCATTGATATTTCTGATGTAGTTGCAGTAATTAATTTTAACGTGCCGATTATGTATGAAGATTATGTGCACAGAATCGGGAGAACCGGAAGGGCTGAAAATAAAGGAACTGCTATCAGTATGGCGGATGAGGCAGAACAATGGCATTTGGGTGAAATTGAAAAATTGATTCAAATGAAAATTCCTGAAAAGCAATGGCCTGCAGTAGTTGAAATAACTGAAACACCGTTCGAAGAGCAACAAGCGATCAATCGCGAACTCGATTATTTAAAGAGGAAAAACGATCCGGATTTCAAAGGAGCATTTCATGAGAAAAACCAACATAAACGATTCGGCAAAAAGAAAAAAAGGAGAAAATAGCCCGTTTTCATGTAATCGCGCTGACATTTTCATGATCCATGTCGAAATAATTAAACAAATTCTTCAAAAGAATCCTTGTATATTAAAGTAGAATCATGAAAACACTCATTTACATATTATTTTCTTTAGTACTTGTATCCTGTACCAATGGTGAAGCCGGCAGCAATAAAGAAAACAGCCCCTCTTCGGGCATTAGCACTGTCGATATGAATTATTGGTATCAGGGAAAGGCCGAATTGAGTTCCTATGATTTAAAACAATCGAGATACGGTGAAATTCATAAAGGACATTCCGTATTAATTTTTGTTTCAGAACCATTTAACACCGAAAAACAAGTTAAAGCCGATCGGCCGGCAAGTTCCCCCGGCACCAATGTTTTGAAATTAAACTTTACTAAAAAATTCAGCACAGGAATATACCCATACTCTTTGATGACTTCCGTGTTCACGCCAATTAATCAAAATGAATATCCAAATACTTTAAAAGTGAGCACCACCAACCAGGATTGGTGTGGGCATACCTTTATGCAGTTGAATCTGGATAAAGACAAATACAGAATTGAACAGTTTTCCTATTTTGAGTCAGAGGGCGATAAACAAATAGAAATTAAAAAAGTATTGCTCGAAGATGAGATCTGGAATTTAATCAGGCTTCAGGGTGGAAATTTGCCTGTGGGGAAAATGTCCATTTACCCTTCGACGCAGTATCTGAGGTTAAAGCATAAAGAAAATAAAGTCTTTGAAGTCAATGCCAGACTTGAAAAGGATAAGGGAATAAATACCTATACTCTGGAATATAAAAACCGGATTTTGAGCATAGAATTTGAAAATAAAGAACCCTTTAAAATATTGGGCTGGACCGAAACTTACTTAAATAACGGAGGTGCTGAAACAGAAAATCTTACGACGACCGCTACTTTGAAAGAAACAATTTTGCTGGACTACTGGAATAAAAACTCAGTAGCTGATTCAGTTTACCGGGCCAAGCTCGGCTTAAATTGAATCAAAAGATTCTCAACAGATCTTTTTATCAAGCACAGTAAAAAAGACGATTTTCATCATATTTTAATTCTTCACAAGCTTTCACATTTGTATAAAAATAAAAATGGAAGGCTTCAATACGATTTTCGAACCCTTTAAAATTAAGACGGTTGAATCAATAAAATTAACAAGCCGTGAGGAGAGAATTAAATATTTAAAAGAAGCGTATTATAATCCATTTCTTCTCGAAAGCGATAAGGTAATCATTGACCTTCTTACCGATAGTGGTACCTCCGCCATGAGTTCAGAACAGTGGGCCGGAATGATGCGCGGAGATGAATCTTATGCGGGAGCTCGTTCCTGGATCAGGATGCGCGACACCATTTTAGACCTAAGCGGATACAAACATATTTTACCTACCCATCAGGGCAGGGCGGCCGAACGAATATTGTACGGTTATCTGGGTGGAAAGGGAAAGATTTTTATTAGCAATACGCTTTTTGACACCACAAGAGCAAATATTGAATTTTCGGGAGCAGAGGGCATTGATATTCCCATAAGCGAAAACAGCCAGCCATCCTTGTACCATCCATTTAAGGGAAATATGGATATCGCCGGGCTTGAAAATCTTATTAAAGAAAAGTCCCCCGAAAACATTGGTGCTGTGGTGCTTACCGTAACCAATAACAGCGGTGGAGGTCAGCCTGTGAGCATGGAAAACACCAGAGCCATATCAGAAATATGTAAAAAATATGCTGTGAAGTTTTTCTTAGACAGCTGCAGAATTGCTGAAAACAGTTATTTCATAAAGAAAAGAGAAAAGGAATTTGAGAATGTCTCTTATAAAGAAATAGCAAGAGAAATGTTTTCCCTGGCAGACGGCACCATAATGAGCGCCAAAAAAGATGGCCTTGTAAATATGGGAGGATTTCTGGCTTTCAATGACGATGAACTCAATGAAAAACTTCAAAACCTGTTAATTATCACAGAAGGATTTACCACTTACGGCGGATTGTCAGGCAGGGATATGGAAGCAATTGCAACAGGCTTGAATGAAGTTTTTGAACACGATTATTTGCATTACCGCATTCGAAGCATTGCCTATCTGGGTGATCGATTAAAAAAAATGGGAGTTCCGATCATGGAACCCACTGGCGGGCATGCAGTTTATATCGATGCAAAAGCACTCTATCCCCAAATTCCACTGGATCACTATCCCGGTCAGGCATTGGTATGCGAGTTATATGTAGAAGGGGGAATCAGAGCAGTGGAAATCGGTTCTGTGATGTTTGGTAAATACAATAAAAGGCACGAACTCATTCCGGCTTCAATGGAATTGGTGCGATTGGCAATACCACGGCGGGTGTATACTCAAAGTCATATGGATTTTGTAATTGAAGTGTTTGAAAAAATAATGCAGAAAAGAGAGAAAACTACCGGATTAAAAATTGTCTATGAACAGCCATTTTTAAGACATTTTACGGCACATTTTGAGCATTCATAAACACATTTCGGAAATTACAAGAGCTCCTTTTAAAACATAATTGATACATTTAAGGGCATTATAAAATCAATTATGAAATATATTTTAATCCCCTTTTTGGCTCTGTTCATATTTTTTATCCCTCAAAAAAATTATGGACAGGAAAGAGTACAAGAGGTCTTAAATTCAAAAGTAAGCCCTGAAGAATTGAACATTATTATCGGACAATGGACTGGAACACTCACATACATTGATTACAAATCCAATAATCCTTATACAATGCCCGCGGACTTAATTGTTGAAAAGGGTTCTAATGAAAATCAGCTTGTGCTTTCAAATATTTATCCGAAAGAACCCAAAGCAAACGATAAGTACAATATGAAATTATCGAAAAATGGAACACAGATCAACAAAAAGACGATAAAAACGAAAAAGAAGCTTGCAAATAATCAAACTGAAATAGCGGTGGAATACACGGGTAAAGATGATAACAAAAAAGCCCTAATCAGAACTGTATATACCTTTGATTCATCTAACTTCTCTATTAGAAAAGAAGTAAATTTTGATAGCTCCGATAAGTGGATAAAAAGGAATGAATATAAATACCTAAGAAAGGAATAAGTGCGAATTCCATATAATTAAAAAAGGCGGCTTTTTAGCCGCCTTTTCAATTGATTCAAAAAAATTAATTAGTTCAAATCAAAACGATCAAGGTCCATTACTTTGGCCCAAGCCGCTGCGAAATCCTTAACAAATTTTCCTTTTGAATCACTTTGCGCATAGAGCTCGGCTATGCCGCGAAGCTCAGAGTTGTACCCAAAAATCAAATCGACTCTAGTCCCGGTCCATTTTACTTCACCGCTATTACGATCCGATCCTTCAAATGCTTCTTCTTTATCAGAAGTCGCTTTCCATGTGATATTTAAATCCAAAAGATTAACAAAAAAGTCATTGCTCAGTTTACCGGGCTGCTTTGTGAAAACCCCATGTTTGGAGCCGTCAAAATTTGTATCTAAAACACGCATACCTGCAATCAGGACAGACATTTCAGGAGCAGTCAAAGTCAATAACTGAGCTTTGTCAACCAGCAAATCTTCTGCTGCTACTTTGTGTTTTGGTGCAAAATAGTTCCTGAATCCATCGGCTGCAGGTTCAAGAGCTTCAAAACCCTCAATATCTGTTTGCTCCTGAGAAGCATCCGCACGTCCGGGATTAAAAGGTACTTTAATATTATGACCGGCATCTTTTGCCGCTTTTTCTACAGCAGCGCAACCACCGAGAACAATCATGTCAGCTAATGAAATTTTCTTACCTCCGGACTGTGCATTGTTGAAATCATTTTGTACGCTTTCCAGTTTGTCCAGAACTTTTGATAATTGAGATGGATTGTTTACTTTCCATCCATTTTGAGGCGCAAATCTTATTCTGGCTCCATTGGCACCTCCTCTTTTATCGGAACCTCTGAAAGTAGAGGCAGAAGCCCATGCAGTAGATACGAGTTCAGAAACACTTAAGCCTGAGGCAAGTATTTTGCTCTTTAAGTTTTCTACATCCGAATCATTAACCAATTCATGATTTACACTTGGAATTGGATCTTGCCAGATCAGTTCTTCTTTAGGAACCTCAGGCCCAAGATAACGTACAATTGGCCCCATATCCCGGTGTGTCAATTTGTACCACGCTCTCGCAAAAGCATCGGCAAAAACATCCGGGTTTTCATAAAAATGTCGTGATATCTTTTCATAAGCCGGATCTTCACGCAAAGCCAGGTCTGTGGTCAACATAAAAGGTGCGTGCTTTTTCGCCGGATTGTGGGCATCGGGGACTAATCCTTCACCTGCTCCGCCTTTTGGCTTCCACTGATAAGCACCCGCCGGACTTTTTGTCAATTCCCAATCATAACCGAAGAGGTTTTCAAAATAATTATTGCTCCATTTAGTCGGCGTCGTTGTCCATGCACCTTCCAGTCCACTGGTAATGGTATGTTCTCCTTTTCCGCTTTCGAAACTGTTGTGCCAACCCGTATTTTGTTCTGCGATGCTCGCACCTGCTGGTTCCGGCCCTACATATTTACCCGGATCTGCGGCACCATGAGTTTTGCCAAAAGTATGGCCTCCGGCAATAAGTGCTACGGTTTCTTCATCGTTCATTGCCATTCGGCCAAAGGTTTCTCTTATATCCTCCGCAGCTGCCTTGGGATCGGGTTTTCCATTGGGCCCTTCCGGATTTACGTAAATTAATCCCATCTGTACGGCACCCAAAGGGTTTTCTAATTCCCTGTCGCCGGTATATCGCTTATCGCCCAGCCATTCCGCTTCCGGACCCCAATAAATATCTTCTTCGGGTTCCCAGACATCCTCACGGCCTCCGCCAAAACCAAATGTCTTCAATCCCATGTCCTCAAGGGCACAATTCCCGGCCAATATCATTAGATCCGCCCAGGATATTTTATTTCCGTATTTCTGTTTGATAGGCCAAAGAAGAAGTCTGGCTTTATCCAGATTGGCATTATCGGGCCAGCTATTTAAGGGTGCAAATCTCTGAGTTCCCGAGCTACCACCGCCGCGGCCATCCTGAATTCGATACGTACCCGCACTGTGCCAGGCCATCCTGATAAAAAATGGACCATAATGGCCATAATCTGCCGGCCACCAATCCTGTGAGTCGGTCATAAGATCGTAGAGATCTTTTTTTAATGCTTTCAGGTCAAGTTTTTTGAACTCTTCGGCATAATTAAAACCCTCATCCATGGGGTTTGACAAATAAGAATGCTGTCGAAGAATATTAAGATTTATTTGCTTGGGCCACCAATCCTGATTTCGAGGGCCTTTTCCGGCGCTGCCTTTTAGAGTTCCACCGATATATGGGCATTTTGCTGCCTCATTCATATCGTATGATGTAGTACTGGGATGTCCGTTACTTTCCATGTTGTTTTTTTGTTTAATGCTTCAATTCTGCTCTAAGCTGAAAAAATCTTTCTTATTATTCAAATCAATAATTCTTATAATTGTATAATAAATAATTATATGACTTTACAACAATTCGAATACATCGTCGCGCTTGATGAATACCGGCATTATGTAAATGCAGCCGAGCATTGTTTTGTGTCTCAGCCCAATCTTACCATGCAGGTAAAAAAATTAGAAGAAGAGATTGGGGTAAGAATATTTGATCGCGATAAAAAGCCACTACAGCCCACTGAAATTGGCAAAGAAGTAATTTCAAGAGCCAGGCAAATACTGCGTGAATCCAGTCAGCTCAAAGAGTTTGTAATTCACGAAAAAGAATCGGTGGAAGGAGAGTTTACAATAGGTATAATTCCTACCCTTGCTCCTTATCTTTTACCCAATTTTCTGCCCCAGTTTATTAAAGAAAACCCCAGGGTTC is part of the Hyphobacterium sp. CCMP332 genome and encodes:
- a CDS encoding ZIP family metal transporter is translated as MIVLKAIILTLITLLPGILIMKLGSINKFNFKFLLIFSGAFLLSITILHILPDIFYQSGATFKISLFVLIGVFVQMTLESFTSGIEHGHWHDHGIKNRSTAFPYGLTIALCLHSLLEGAILSQDGHSHGHGMYDSLLIGIAVHKIPAAVALVSVLMSEIKNSKITLTILAIFAISSPIGMLLSEYLQNSNVILDNSFDVIMALAAGSFIYISATILFEARQDHKIKLGNIVPALIGALSAILIEVL
- a CDS encoding class I SAM-dependent methyltransferase — encoded protein: MCDSKAWFEEWFDTPYYHILYKDRDFREAGLFIDNLVDELKMQAGQKVLDLACGKGRHSIYLNQKGMDVVGADLSDKNIALAKEFENSSLHFKVHDMRKSIVENRYDFVLNLFTSFGYFESDEENLQTLSSVFGGLKPGGEFVLDFLNTEKVLNSGTEETIKNIDGIEFRIKKYLSKGFLHKSIKFTIGGEEKAYEEKVMAISEMKFQEYFSKLGFEIVAVYGDYNLGHFNSEKSERLIYRLLKP
- a CDS encoding PspC domain-containing protein, whose amino-acid sequence is MTEKRLTRSRGDRIIAGVCGGLAKYFGLDPVLIRVIFLIALLGFGTGLLPYLVLWIVMPNEN
- a CDS encoding ABC transporter ATP-binding protein, whose translation is MAEKREIKKGNVIDFDVLKRIFKYVKPYLGLFYLVVFLTIASAALAPIRPFLISHIIDEEIVNRDIDGLVFMTLVLVGLLIVQSVSQYYQAYLSQVLGQNVVRDLRIKLYRHILSLRLKFFDRTPIGRLVTRSISDVETLSDIFSQGFAAIAGDLLQLVFILVLMFYTSWKLTLVSLSTLPLLLFSTYIFKEKIKISFNDVRNAVSNLNSFVQEHITGMAIVQIFNSEKREYKKFQEINKEHLNANVRSVLYYSIYFPVAEVIGAAGTGLLVWYGAKGVLQDEVTLGNLIAFIMYISMFFRPIRMIADRFNTLQMGVVSSERIFKLLDNDSQIQNNGDYRPESIKGNVHFKNVWFAYNDEDYVLRDINFEVKSGQTVALVGATGAGKSSTINLLSRFYEINKGEICVDGRDMRDYDLEILRKHIGVVLQDVFLFSDTIFNNITLGNPEIDIQTVKNAAELVGARKFIERLPGGFEYNVMERGATLSVGQRQLISFIRAIVYDPEIIVLDEATSSVDVETEVLIQKAIEKMMKGRTSIVIAHRLSTIKSADLIIVLDKGKIVEKGKHDELLKQNGFYARLHEMQFRNVIVS
- the truA gene encoding tRNA pseudouridine(38-40) synthase TruA, which produces MKYALQFAYKGTNYHGWQIQDNAHSVQAELNRALETLLKHPIKTLGSGRTDKGVHAREQFAMFDSIHDLNSYDHLKSINALLPNDISVFGIYRIGEDANLRFDAIERVYEYRICRQRDPFELETCAFLFSQMDKELLNRGAEYLLTQKNFAAFAKSGSDQRTSICNISRADWKFDGHLWTFEIAADRFLRNMVRAIVGSLVELAEGKIDLKSYKKIFESDKRSSAGRSVPAEGLFLKKVTYPKRYFQDI
- a CDS encoding DEAD/DEAH box helicase; amino-acid sequence: MDFKDLKLNPQMLKAIAAKGYQKPTEIQQKAIPSILGGQDIIGIAQTGTGKTAAYLLPILVKLNFAQFEDPRAIILAPTRELAIQIDKEIEEFAAFTDLRHLAVYGGTGINPQMEAIEKGLDILVATPGRLLDISKKHGINLKRIRILVLDEADRVMDMGFMPQINRILELVPMKKQCMLFSATMSEAVERIASDFVEFPHRIEISPQATPAETVSQLFYRAPNIRSKINLLSYLLENKYPNGKVIVFCRTKKSADDVFKFIQRKLSEEVRVIHANKGQNTRINSINAFKNNEIRILVATDVSARGIDISDVVAVINFNVPIMYEDYVHRIGRTGRAENKGTAISMADEAEQWHLGEIEKLIQMKIPEKQWPAVVEITETPFEEQQAINRELDYLKRKNDPDFKGAFHEKNQHKRFGKKKKRRK
- a CDS encoding tryptophanase, whose translation is MEGFNTIFEPFKIKTVESIKLTSREERIKYLKEAYYNPFLLESDKVIIDLLTDSGTSAMSSEQWAGMMRGDESYAGARSWIRMRDTILDLSGYKHILPTHQGRAAERILYGYLGGKGKIFISNTLFDTTRANIEFSGAEGIDIPISENSQPSLYHPFKGNMDIAGLENLIKEKSPENIGAVVLTVTNNSGGGQPVSMENTRAISEICKKYAVKFFLDSCRIAENSYFIKKREKEFENVSYKEIAREMFSLADGTIMSAKKDGLVNMGGFLAFNDDELNEKLQNLLIITEGFTTYGGLSGRDMEAIATGLNEVFEHDYLHYRIRSIAYLGDRLKKMGVPIMEPTGGHAVYIDAKALYPQIPLDHYPGQALVCELYVEGGIRAVEIGSVMFGKYNKRHELIPASMELVRLAIPRRVYTQSHMDFVIEVFEKIMQKREKTTGLKIVYEQPFLRHFTAHFEHS
- the katG gene encoding catalase/peroxidase HPI, yielding MESNGHPSTTSYDMNEAAKCPYIGGTLKGSAGKGPRNQDWWPKQINLNILRQHSYLSNPMDEGFNYAEEFKKLDLKALKKDLYDLMTDSQDWWPADYGHYGPFFIRMAWHSAGTYRIQDGRGGGSSGTQRFAPLNSWPDNANLDKARLLLWPIKQKYGNKISWADLMILAGNCALEDMGLKTFGFGGGREDVWEPEEDIYWGPEAEWLGDKRYTGDRELENPLGAVQMGLIYVNPEGPNGKPDPKAAAEDIRETFGRMAMNDEETVALIAGGHTFGKTHGAADPGKYVGPEPAGASIAEQNTGWHNSFESGKGEHTITSGLEGAWTTTPTKWSNNYFENLFGYDWELTKSPAGAYQWKPKGGAGEGLVPDAHNPAKKHAPFMLTTDLALREDPAYEKISRHFYENPDVFADAFARAWYKLTHRDMGPIVRYLGPEVPKEELIWQDPIPSVNHELVNDSDVENLKSKILASGLSVSELVSTAWASASTFRGSDKRGGANGARIRFAPQNGWKVNNPSQLSKVLDKLESVQNDFNNAQSGGKKISLADMIVLGGCAAVEKAAKDAGHNIKVPFNPGRADASQEQTDIEGFEALEPAADGFRNYFAPKHKVAAEDLLVDKAQLLTLTAPEMSVLIAGMRVLDTNFDGSKHGVFTKQPGKLSNDFFVNLLDLNITWKATSDKEEAFEGSDRNSGEVKWTGTRVDLIFGYNSELRGIAELYAQSDSKGKFVKDFAAAWAKVMDLDRFDLN